In Nicotiana tabacum cultivar K326 chromosome 17, ASM71507v2, whole genome shotgun sequence, one DNA window encodes the following:
- the LOC107819078 gene encoding uncharacterized protein LOC107819078, producing MSKVTVNHGKRVCHILDEDSSSVNIILLRVVNEMQVHDKVVPKARSLSGFDNSSVIMKGEIVLTTFAEGVIKDTKFQVIDTDMAYNIILERLWIHDMDVVPSTLHQVIMFPSQWGIRQIRGDQQAS from the exons ATGTCGAAAGTCACGGTTAATCATGGAAAGCGAGTTTGCCATATTTTGGATGAAGACA gtagctccgtAAATATTATTCTTCTAAGGGTGGTGAATGAAATGCAAGTTCACGACAAGGTGGTACCAAAAGCACGATCTTTGtctggatttgataattcaaGTGTTATCATGAAAGGGGAAATAGTGCTTACTACATTTGCAGAAGGAGTTATCAAGGATACGAAATTCCAGGTGATAGACACTGACATGGCTTATAATATAATTCTTGAAAGGCTGtggattcatgatatggatgttgtaCCGTCTACCTTACATCAAGTTATTATGTTTCCTTCACAATGGGGGATTCGACAAATCCGTGGAGATCAGCAGGCTTCTTAA